The nucleotide sequence TTACCGGGCCTGCGCCAGGGGAAACTGGAGGGATTTCGACCTCTACCGCCTTTCCCGGGAGCAGATAGCCGAATGTCCGGACGAAGGCCGGGTGCTGATAAGGGATCTGGATTCCGCAACGTCTGCCCGCTAAATACGCGAAATATACTAAATCATGTAGTGCCTGTTTTTCAGAAAACCCATTGTTGCAAAAAAATAAATATAAAATCCGTGTCAATCCGTGTCCTATTAGGTCTTGCCAACGTAACCTGATAACAATCATCTTTTAAATAGACTTTAAGGAATCGTCAATGGCTTTAGAAAGAAACAGGGTCCTGACCCGGGAAATTGAAGAGGAGATGCGTTCTTCGTATCTGGACTATTCCATGTCGGTCATCGTGGGCCGGGCCCTGCCCGATGTCCGGGACGGGCTGAAACCGGTGCACCGCCGCATCCTTTATGCCATGAGCGAGCTAGGGCTGGCCCACAACAAACCCTTCAAGAAAAGCGCCCGGATCGTGGGAGAGGTGATGGGCAAGTACCATCCCCACGGCGATTCGGCCATCTACGATTCCATGGTTCGGATGGCCCAGGATTTCTCGCTGCGCTACCTGCTGGTGGATGGCCAGGGCAACTTTGGCTCGGTGGACGGCGACCCGCCGGCGGCCCAACGCTACACCGAGGCCAGGCTGGCCAGGATCTCGGACGAGGTGCTCAAGGACATTGACAAGGAGACCGTGACCTATGTGGACAATTATGATGGTTCGCTCAAAGAACCGTCGGTGCTGCCTTCGCTGCTGCCGGGCCTGCTGGTCAACGGCAGTTCGGGCATCGCGGTGGGCATGGCCACCAATATCCCGCCCCACAACCTGGGGGAGATCTGCGACGCCATCTCTTTGCTGATCGACGACCCGGAACTGGCCCCGGAGAAGCTGCTGAAGACCGTCAAGGGTCCTGATTTTCCCACCGGCGGCATGATCATGGGGGTCTCCGGCATCCGGGACGCCTACCTGACCGGCCGGGGCAAGATCACCATCCGGGGCCGGGCCAACGTGGAGACCGCCAAAAACGGCAAGGAATCCATCATCATCTCCGAGCTGCCCTACGAGGTCAACAAGGCCGGCATGATCGAAAAGATCGCCGAGCTGGTCAAGGACAAAAAGATGGACGGCATCGCCGACCTGCGCGACGAATCGGACCGCGACGGGATGCGGGTGGTGATAGGATTAAAGCGGGACAGCGATCCCCGGCTAACCATCAATCAGCTATACCAGCACACCCAGTTCCAGACCAGTTTCGGGGTGATAATGCTGGCCCTGGTGGACGGGGTGCCCAGGGTGATCACCCTGAAAGAGGCCCTGGCCAAGTTCATAGAATTCCGGGTGGAGGTGGTGACCCGGCGCACCAAATACGAGCTGGCCCAGGCCGAGAAGCGGGCCCATATCCTGGAAGGCTTGAAGATAGCCATTGACAACATCGATGAAGTGGTCAGGATCATCAAGAAGTCGCCCAACGTGGACGAGGCCAGATCTTCCCTGATGAAAAAGTTCAAGC is from candidate division TA06 bacterium and encodes:
- the gyrA gene encoding DNA gyrase subunit A, with protein sequence MALERNRVLTREIEEEMRSSYLDYSMSVIVGRALPDVRDGLKPVHRRILYAMSELGLAHNKPFKKSARIVGEVMGKYHPHGDSAIYDSMVRMAQDFSLRYLLVDGQGNFGSVDGDPPAAQRYTEARLARISDEVLKDIDKETVTYVDNYDGSLKEPSVLPSLLPGLLVNGSSGIAVGMATNIPPHNLGEICDAISLLIDDPELAPEKLLKTVKGPDFPTGGMIMGVSGIRDAYLTGRGKITIRGRANVETAKNGKESIIISELPYEVNKAGMIEKIAELVKDKKMDGIADLRDESDRDGMRVVIGLKRDSDPRLTINQLYQHTQFQTSFGVIMLALVDGVPRVITLKEALAKFIEFRVEVVTRRTKYELAQAEKRAHILEGLKIAIDNIDEVVRIIKKSPNVDEARSSLMKKFKLSEIQAQAILDMTLKRLTALETKKIDEEYEELLKLITRLKGILDSRRRLMGVIREEIAELKKKYADSRRTEILAATEEKFSVEDLIAEEDMVITISHAGYIKRLSVSSYKRQGRGGKGVTGMTTKEEDFVEGMFIASTHHYILFFTDKGHCYWLKVYEVPEGGRAAKGRQISNLLELKPDEKIAAYIAVKEFDEQHFVVMATREGTIKKTALSEFSNPRKAGIIAATVDGKDLLIEAKLTDGSEDIILVTTQGQACRFHESDVRAMGRSAAGVRGITLDKKDLVVGMVAVKREGSLLTVCQKGFGKRSEIEEYRVTRRGGKGVITMKITDKTGPVVAVKEVVDTDELMIISAGGQVIRLTLKNVRVMGRATQGVRLINLEDKDQVVDVARLAASEEEGNGEANGNGAEK